Proteins from one Monodelphis domestica isolate mMonDom1 chromosome 6, mMonDom1.pri, whole genome shotgun sequence genomic window:
- the LOC130455062 gene encoding RNA-binding protein 42-like encodes MMAGTGPLPGGGEAVPSGPGPGVPGKSGEERLKEMEAEMALFEQEVLGAPMSGIPAPLVPAVEPAPVLRPIIATNTYQKVQQSLEARAAAAATVIAPIVAPPGPFVSPVGFGPGGDRSRLDSSEARDAMFLHLAAGGPRPMALRLPHQALVGPPLPGPPGPPMMLPLMARAPGPPIGTMVTLRPPPEEPPAPRELDLGLGLKEKEEAAAAAVAVVAASAAATSGLEEVAVGGPGATTIIGPSLPLPLAMPLPEPEPLPLPLEVVRGLLPPLRIPELLSLRPRPRPRPEPQPPPGLMALEVSEPLGEDKKKGKPEKLKRCIRTAAGSSWEDPSLLEWDADDFRIFCGDLGNEVNDDILARAFSRFPSFLKAKVIRDKRTGKTKGYGFVSFKDPSDYVRAMREMNGKYVGSRPIKLRKSMWKDRNLDVVRKKQKEKKKLGLR; translated from the coding sequence ATGATGGCCGGGACCGGGCCACTCCCAGGCGGCGGAGAAGCTGTGCCCTCAGGCCCAGGGCCCGGAGTGCCCGGGAAAAGCGGTGAGGAGCGACTGAAAGAGATGGAGGCAGAGATGGCGCTGTTTGAGCAGGAAGTCTTGGGGGCTCCAATGTCTGGGATTCCAGCCCCGCTCGTACCCGCTGTGGAGCCAGCTCCCGTGCTCCGCCCCATCATTGCCACTAACACCTACCAGAAGGTCCAGCAGAGCCTGGAGGCccgggcagcagcagcagccacagtAATCGCTCCCATCGTGGCTCCCCCTGGCCCCTTTGTGAGTCCTGTTGGCTTCGGGCCTGGGGGAGATAGAAGTCGGCTGGACAGCTCAGAGGCCCGGGATGCCATGTTTCTCCACTTGGCCGCAGGTGGCCCACGCCCCATGGCTCTTCGGCTGCCACATCAGGCCCTGGTTGGGcctcccctccctgggcctcctGGACCCCCTATGATGTTGCCACTCATGGCCCGGGCACCGGGACCCCCAATTGGCACGATGGTGACTCTGAGACCTCCCCCCGAGGAGCCTCCAGCTCCTCGGGAACTAGACCTGGGCCTGGgcttgaaagagaaagaggaggctgCAGCTGCGGCTGTGGCTGTGGTAGCTGCCTCAGCTGCTGCAACTTCTGGGCTGGAAGAAGTGGCTGTGGGGGGCCCAGGAGCTACCACAATCATTGGGCCCAGCCTTCCCCTGCCCTTGGCCATGCCCTTGCCTGAGCCTGAGCCTCTGCCTCTACCTTTGGAAGTAGTGCGGGGCCTGCTCCCACCCCTGCGAATCCCTGAGCTCCTGTCTCTCCGGCCCAGGCCCCGACCCCGGCCTGAGCCCCAGCCACCCCCGGGACTCATGGCCCTTGAGGTCTCAGAGCCACTAGGTGAggacaagaagaaagggaagccaGAGAAGTTGAAACGGTGCATCCGAACAGCAGCTGGGAGCAGTTGGGAAGACCCCAGCCTCCTGGAGTGGGATGCAGATGATTTCCGAATTTTCTGTGGGGATCTGGGCAATGAGGTGAATGATGACATCTTGGCCCGAGCCTTCAGCAGATTCCCCTCCTTCCTCAAAGCCAAAGTTATCCGGGATAAGCGCACAGGCAAGACCAAAGGTTATGGCTTTGTCAGTTTCAAGGACCCCAGTGACTATGTGCGGGCCATGAGGGAGATGAATGGGAAGTATGTGGGTTCCCGGCCTATCAAGTTACGCAAGAGCATGTGGAAGGACCGGAATCTGGATGTTGTACGGAAGAagcagaaggagaagaagaagttGGGGCTGAGATAG